CGACACCTACTTCTCGAGCCGGAACGCCTTCGTCGACGCCGTCCGCGCCGAACTCCCCGACGGCCCCGTCCCCGCCGGCGACCCCGTCGCCGAGACGGCGGACGCCGACACGGACGCTGACGCGGACGAAGGCGAAGCGAGCGAAGCTGCCGCCGACGACGAGTAGTCGCGACGCGGACCACACCGCGAGAATCGGCCGATTTCCTTCTCAGCAGCCGAATCCGGTCTCTCAGAACCCGAATCCGAGCGCGCTCGCGCCGGACGTCGCGACGTCGGGCATCGCCATGACGGCGTAGAGCGCGAGGAAGAGCGTCGCGTCGTACGCGCCGTGGATGAACGCGGTGACGGTGAGGTTCCGCGTGTACTCGTAGATGACGCCGAAGACGAGGGAGATGCAGAAGAGGAGGCCGATGGAGACGACGGTGCCGGCGATGGAGCCGACGAGGGAGGTGGCGTGCGCGGCGGCGAAGACGAGGCAGGCGACGGGAATCGCGGCCCACGCGGGGAAGACGTCGCGGAGTTCGCTCTGGATGATGCCGCGGAAGAGGAGCTCCTCGCCGGGGCCGATGAGGAGGAAGGAGAGCGGGAGGAGGACGAGGAGGACGGTCGGGTCGCCGGTCGCGAGCTCCGTCACGGAGTTGTCGGAGGTCGGCGCGCCCGTGCTCTGCACGGCGAGGGAGAGCGCGATGAGGAGGACGAACATCCCGACGTAGCCGCCGACGGCGATGGCGACCTCCTTCAGCGACGGCCACTCGAACCCGCCGTAGCTCGCCGGGCGGCCGCGCCACTTGATGTAGAGCGCGGCCAGCCCGCCGAACGTCACGCCCTGCAAGAGAACGGTCGAGAGCACGACGGCGAGAGACGGCGTAATCGAG
This portion of the Halocalculus aciditolerans genome encodes:
- a CDS encoding CPBP family intramembrane glutamic endopeptidase, with the translated sequence MNESTRSRLVAVAIAVLLAAVALGVGNGLVIAAVVALRFAGVSITPSLAVVLSTVLLQGVTFGGLAALYIKWRGRPASYGGFEWPSLKEVAIAVGGYVGMFVLLIALSLAVQSTGAPTSDNSVTELATGDPTVLLVLLPLSFLLIGPGEELLFRGIIQSELRDVFPAWAAIPVACLVFAAAHATSLVGSIAGTVVSIGLLFCISLVFGVIYEYTRNLTVTAFIHGAYDATLFLALYAVMAMPDVATSGASALGFGF